The following are encoded together in the Phenylobacterium sp. NIBR 498073 genome:
- a CDS encoding DedA family protein, whose product MEAFIQSLADFIARHAAWAGLVLGVVTLLESLVLIGAFIPATALMVMAGGLIAAGVLDPVQVVLWCVAGAIVGDAVSFELGRRLGPRALRHPMFRGHRRKVARTRLFNRRYGAASIFIGRFFGPLRAFVPLVAGLLQMRRRTFQLANAVSAAIWVLAILAPGYFAAKGLAELEALGEAHLTTIAAITLGGLVIVGLVAREVLRRRVAAGAPPLLAKPRA is encoded by the coding sequence ATGGAAGCGTTCATTCAGAGTCTCGCAGATTTCATCGCCCGGCACGCCGCCTGGGCCGGCCTTGTGCTGGGCGTCGTCACGCTGCTGGAATCGCTGGTCCTGATCGGCGCCTTCATTCCGGCCACCGCCCTGATGGTGATGGCCGGTGGTCTGATCGCCGCCGGCGTGCTCGATCCGGTCCAGGTGGTGCTCTGGTGCGTCGCCGGCGCGATCGTCGGCGATGCGGTTTCGTTCGAACTCGGCCGCCGGCTGGGCCCGCGCGCCCTGCGCCATCCGATGTTCCGGGGGCATCGCCGCAAGGTCGCCCGCACGCGCCTGTTCAACCGCCGCTACGGCGCGGCCTCGATCTTCATCGGCCGGTTCTTCGGCCCGCTGCGCGCCTTCGTGCCGCTGGTCGCCGGGCTGCTGCAGATGCGCCGCCGCACCTTCCAGCTGGCCAACGCCGTGTCGGCGGCGATCTGGGTTCTGGCCATCCTCGCGCCCGGCTATTTCGCCGCCAAGGGCCTGGCCGAACTCGAGGCCTTGGGCGAAGCGCACCTCACCACCATCGCCGCCATCACCCTGGGCGGCCTGGTGATCGTCGGCCTGGTCGCCCGCGAGGTCTTGCGTCGCCGCGTTGCGGCCGGGGCGCCGCCGCTGCTTGCGAAGCCACGCGCCTAG